One window from the genome of Salvia miltiorrhiza cultivar Shanhuang (shh) chromosome 7, IMPLAD_Smil_shh, whole genome shotgun sequence encodes:
- the LOC130995737 gene encoding single-stranded DNA-binding protein WHY1, chloroplastic isoform X1: protein MVIHSVCAGRGGGVISIPQPNKLSAFNSAIPTSILFPRKKNSSLFPCPLQYHSKNVSLCVKNQYLTPQDQNHEQQKFTPYDSRFPSQPAGQFPPRVYVGYSVYKGKAALTVEPRPPEFSPLDSGAFKLSKEGYVLLQFAPASGVRQYDWSRKQVFSLSVTEIGHIISLGASNSCEFFHDPNKGKSDEGRVRKVLKVEPLPDSSGHFFNLSVQNKITNVDEKIYIPITKAEFAVLVSSFNFVLPYLLGWHTFANSIKPEDANRLNSTNPRSSDFEWTR, encoded by the exons ATGGTAATCCACAGTGTATGTGCAGGGCGAGGAGGAGGGGTGATTTCAATTCCACAACCCAACAAATTGTCCGCTTTTAATTCCGCTATACCCACCTCAATTCTGTTCCCCAGAAAGAAAAATTCGTCTCTTTTTCCCTGCCCACTTCAATATCACTCTAAAAATGTATCATTGTGTGTGAAAAATCAGTACTTGACACCTCAAGATCAAAATCACGAGCAGCAGAAGTTTACCCCTTATGACTCTCGTTTCCCTTCGCAGCCTG CAGGGCAATTTCCACCGAGGGTTTATGTGGGGTATTCTGTATATAAAGGGAAAGCTGCTCTTACAGTGGAACCTCGGCCCCCGGAGTTCTCTCCTTTAGAT TCTGGGGCGTTTAAGCTGTCAAAAGAGGGCTATGTTCTGCTCCAGTTTGCTCCTGCATCTGGTGTTCGTCAATATGATTGGAGTCGGAAACAG GTATTCTCATTATCAGTTACTGAAATTGGACACATAATCAGCCTTGGTGCAAGTAACTCTTGTGAATTTTTCCATGACCCAAATAAAGGAAAGAG CGATGAGGGCAGAGTGAGGAAAGTGTTGAAGGTGGAGCCTTTGCCTGATAGTTCTGGCCACTTCTTTAATCTAA GTGTTCAAAACAAGATCACAAACGTGGATGAGAAGATATATATCCCCATCACAAAGGCAGAGTTTGCTGTTCTTGTATCATCTTTTAAT TTTGTTCTACCATATCTATTGGGCTGGCATACCTTTGCGAACTCCATAAAACCTGAAGATGCAAATCGTCTAAACAGCACTAATCCTAGATCTTCAGACTTTGAATGGACAAGGTAG
- the LOC130995737 gene encoding single-stranded DNA-binding protein WHY1, chloroplastic isoform X2 — MVIHSVCAGRGGGVISIPQPNKLSAFNSAIPTSILFPRKKNSSLFPCPLQYHSKNVSLCVKNQYLTPQDQNHEQQKFTPYDSRFPSQPGQFPPRVYVGYSVYKGKAALTVEPRPPEFSPLDSGAFKLSKEGYVLLQFAPASGVRQYDWSRKQVFSLSVTEIGHIISLGASNSCEFFHDPNKGKSDEGRVRKVLKVEPLPDSSGHFFNLSVQNKITNVDEKIYIPITKAEFAVLVSSFNFVLPYLLGWHTFANSIKPEDANRLNSTNPRSSDFEWTR; from the exons ATGGTAATCCACAGTGTATGTGCAGGGCGAGGAGGAGGGGTGATTTCAATTCCACAACCCAACAAATTGTCCGCTTTTAATTCCGCTATACCCACCTCAATTCTGTTCCCCAGAAAGAAAAATTCGTCTCTTTTTCCCTGCCCACTTCAATATCACTCTAAAAATGTATCATTGTGTGTGAAAAATCAGTACTTGACACCTCAAGATCAAAATCACGAGCAGCAGAAGTTTACCCCTTATGACTCTCGTTTCCCTTCGCAGCCTG GGCAATTTCCACCGAGGGTTTATGTGGGGTATTCTGTATATAAAGGGAAAGCTGCTCTTACAGTGGAACCTCGGCCCCCGGAGTTCTCTCCTTTAGAT TCTGGGGCGTTTAAGCTGTCAAAAGAGGGCTATGTTCTGCTCCAGTTTGCTCCTGCATCTGGTGTTCGTCAATATGATTGGAGTCGGAAACAG GTATTCTCATTATCAGTTACTGAAATTGGACACATAATCAGCCTTGGTGCAAGTAACTCTTGTGAATTTTTCCATGACCCAAATAAAGGAAAGAG CGATGAGGGCAGAGTGAGGAAAGTGTTGAAGGTGGAGCCTTTGCCTGATAGTTCTGGCCACTTCTTTAATCTAA GTGTTCAAAACAAGATCACAAACGTGGATGAGAAGATATATATCCCCATCACAAAGGCAGAGTTTGCTGTTCTTGTATCATCTTTTAAT TTTGTTCTACCATATCTATTGGGCTGGCATACCTTTGCGAACTCCATAAAACCTGAAGATGCAAATCGTCTAAACAGCACTAATCCTAGATCTTCAGACTTTGAATGGACAAGGTAG
- the LOC130995738 gene encoding WRKY transcription factor 72A-like has product MTSRNMSSTHDKVEETLNTETLSIQEVNMTRAKLKMEEVREENEILKLRLSQVMKDYNSLKKQLNGITQEDESKKSTNLGSLAASSDDDESELVCLSLGRSSRKKINLENDKLELGLNSRNLRSENSLDESKEEGSSDVRSSPKHSRSNGEDEILQHNPLKKPRVSVRALCNTQTMHDGCQWRKYGQKIAKGNPCPRAYYRCTVSSSCPVRKQVQRCIDDMSILITTYEGTHNHPLPASAAPMASATSSAATMLSCGSTPFGYNFPRATISSSQSHPTVILDLTAPKSTTLFSNTRSSPTSFNFSSNFPAINNATAPPYSQPPLFSGTQNDQKIAAAIAHDPNFQSALAAAFTSIVGNNNNNGGMNFQHLNFAQASTSSAGCAASFMNRFGQPVNSQQANFAPLQMGESKSRAMSVADEGEQMKL; this is encoded by the exons ATGACTTCCAGGAATATGTCTTCAACTCATGACAAAGTCGAAGAAACCCTAAATACAGAAACATTATCGATCcag GAGGTAAATATGACAAGAGCCAAATTGAAGATGGAAGAAGTTAGAGAAGAAAACGAGATATTAAAACTCAGATTGTCACAGGTTATGAAAGACTACAATTCTCTAAAAAAACAGTTAAACGGCATAACTCAAGAAGATGAATCCAAGAAATCAACGAATCTGGGTTCCTTGGCTGCCTCCTCCGACGACGATGAATCCGAGTTGGTTTGTCTGAGTCTGGGGAGATCTTCGAGGAAGAAGATCAACCTTGAAAATGATAAACTTGAACTAGGCCTCAATTCTAGAAATCTGAGAAGTGAAAACAGCTTAGATGAATCCAAGGAAGAAGGGAGCAGCGACGTGCGATCGTCTCCCAAACATTCAAGGAGTAACGGAGAAGATGAGATTTTGCAGCACAACCCTTTGAAGAAACCTAGGGTTTCTGTAAGAGCTCTTTGCAACACTCAAACG atgCATGATGGATGCCAATGGAGGAAATATGGACAGAAAATAGCAAAAGGGAATCCATGCCCCAGGGCTTATTACCGCTGCACTGTCTCCTCGTCCTGCCCTGTCAGAAAACAG GTGCAAAGATGTATAGATGACATGAGCATATTGATCACCACCTATGAAGGAACTCACAACCACCCTCTCCCGGCCTCGGCCGCCCCCATGGCCTCCGCCACCTCCTCAGCCGCCACCATGCTCAGCTGCGGCTCCACTCCATTCGGATACAACTTCCCTCGCGCCACCATCTCCTCATCGCAATCGCACCCCACAGTCATCCTCGACCTCACCGCACCAAAATCAACAACCCTATTTTCCAACACACGTTCTTCCCCAACTTCATTTAACTTCTCATCCAATTTTCCCGCCATAAACAACGCCACGGCGCCGCCTTATTCCCAGCCCCCCTTGTTTTCCGGCACCCAGAATGATCAGAAGATTGCTGCGGCGATCGCCCACGATCCCAACTTCCAATCGGCGTTAGCTGCTGCCTTCACATCAATTGTtgggaataataataataatggtgGGATGAATTTTCAGCATCTGAATTTTGCGCAGGCGTCAACGAGTAGTGCTGGTTGTGCAGCAAGCTTCATGAACAGATTTGGTCAACCAGTGAATTCCCAACAGGCAAATTTTGCTCCGTTGCAAATGGGGGAATCGAAATCCCGAGCTATGTCAGTGGCAGATGAGGGAGAACAGATGAAGTTATGA
- the LOC130995739 gene encoding pentatricopeptide repeat-containing protein At2g02750, translating into MRQKIAQLVKDGLYREAIALYAHNHSASIPPTNFTFPYILKACAALKAVSGAQMLHAHLLKFGFTNKHTTTDLTNTYMKLGLVDSAAKLFDEIPHPSISILNVVISGFFQNGLSEEGFRVFRGSSLHNLKIDSFTVASVLSACENAADGMQLHCLAVKVGVESDDYAATSLMTMYLNCGELGSASSLFQWIEKKGVVFYNAYISGLAQKGFVEMVLRVFKEMVLLSEKLTVATMVSVLSACGTGRCVRFGRQLHGLIVKVGLEFDTNVGTGLVDMYSKCSSWQCAYSVFRDMGGNRNLVTWNSMIAGMMLNGRCEHAVDLFSKLESEGGLKADSATWNSMISGFTQLGKADVAFVLFRKMLSCGVIPSVRCITSLLAACSCLSMQSYGKEIHAFAARRKIVDDAFLATAVIDMYMKCGQPALACNVFNQFHIKPNDPAFWNAMISGYGKHGQSEAAFDVFDQMVEQDVEPNLVTLSCLLSVCSHSGHVQKGFQIFRLFTVGYGLNPTPMHMSVLINLLSRSGMLDEALELLKATNETCATLSASLLGTSEHYMDYRLREKMAQRLLDLAPENPIPFVVLSNIYARQDKWKDVHKIRKLMDKKGLRKLPGLSSVASA; encoded by the coding sequence ATGAGGCAAAAAATAGCACAGCTAGTAAAAGATGGACTCTACAGAGAAGCCATTGCGCTCTACGCGCATAACCACTCCGCCTCCATTCCGCCGACTAATTTCACCTTTCCCTACATCCTCAAAGCCTGCGCCGCGCTCAAAGCTGTTTCCGGCGCCCAAATGCTCCACGCACACCTCCTCAAATTTGGGTTTACGAATAAGCATACCACTACCGATCTCACCAACACGTATATGAAACTCGGCTTAGTCGACAGTGCAGCCAAACTGTTCGACGAAATTCCTCATCCAAGTATATCTATTCTTAACGTTGTCATTTCCGGGTTTTTCCAAAATGGGCTCTCAGAAGAAGGTTTTAGAGTGTTTCGAGGATCTAGTTTACATAATCTTAAGATCGACTCTTTTACGGTAGCGAGCGTGTTGTCTGCTTGTGAGAATGCTGCGGATGGGATGCAATTGCATTGTTTAGCGGTCAAGGTTGGCGTAGAAAGCGATGATTATGCAGCAACATCGCTTATGACGATGTATTTAAATTGTGGGGAGTTGGGTTCTGCTTCGAGTTTGTTTCAGTGGATTGAGAAGAAAGGCGTGGTCTTCTACAATGCTTATATATCAGGTCTTGCGCAGAAAGGGTTTGTGGAAATGGTGTTGCGCGTATTTAAGGAAATGGTGTTGTTATCTGAGAAACTTACCGTGGCAACCATGGTTTCTGTGCTGTCTGCTTGTGGAACTGGTAGGTGTGTAAGATTTGGTAGGCAGCTTCATGGGCTTATAGTGAAAGTTGGATTAGAATTCGACACGAACGTTGGGACTGGCCTTGTCGATATGTATTCAAAATGCAGTTCTTGGCAATGTGCCTATAGTGTATTTAGGGACATGGGTGGTAACAGAAATTTGGTAACATGGAATTCGATGATAGCTGGAATGATGCTAAATGGTCGATGTGAGCATGCTGTAGATCTTTTTTCTAAATTAGAGAGTGAAGGAGGGTTGAAAGCTGACTCTGCAACATGGAATTCCATGATCAGCGGTTTCACTCAACTAGGAAAAGCTGATGTTGCTTTTGTCTTGTTCAGAAAAATGCTATCTTGCGGTGTAATACCTAGTGTGCGATGTATCACTAGCTTGTTAGCAGCTTGTTCGTGTCTGTCGATGCAAAGCTATGGAAAGGAGATTCATGCGTTTGCTGCCAGAAGGAAAATCGTTGATGATGCATTCTTGGCTACTGCAGTCATTGACATGTATATGAAGTGTGGACAACCTGCTTTAGCCTGCAATGTTTTTAATCAGTTTCATATAAAGCCAAACGATCCGGCATTCTGGAATGCCATGATTTCTGGGTATGGAAAACATGGGCAGAGTGAAGCTGCATTTGATGTTTTTGATCAAATGGTTGAGCAAGATGTTGAGCCAAATTTAGTTACTCTGAGTTGCCTTTTGTCTGTGTGCAGCCACAGTGGCCATGTCCAGAAGGGATTCCAGATTTTCAGATTATTTACTGTAGGATATGGTCTCAATCCAACTCCAATGCATATGAGTGTCTTGATCAATCTCCTTAGTCGTTCTGGGATGCTGGATGAAGCCTTGGAACTCCTAAAAGCAACAAATGAAACTTGTGCTACGCTTTCAGCTTCTCTGCTTGGCACTTCGGAGCATTATATGGATTACAGGTTAAGAGAAAAGATGGCTCAGAGACTTTTAGATTTAGCGCCTGAAAACCCGATTCCTTTTGTGGTTTTGTCCAATATATACGCCAGGCAAGATAAGTGGAAAGATGTCCACAAGATTAGAAAGTTGATGGACAAGAAGGGACTGAGAAAACTCCCTGGTCTTAGTTCAGTTGCAAGCGCCTAA